gagggtgctATGTAAGATGGTagacaattgttgggagagggtagaGTGTTGGGAGAGGGTAGAGTGTAAGATGGTAggcaattgttgggagagggtgcaATGTAAGATGGTagacaactgttgggagagggtgcaATGTAAGATGGTagacaactgttgggagagggtgcaATGTAAGATGGTagacaactgttgggagagggtgcaATGTAAGATGGTagacaactgttgggagagggtgcaACGTAAGTTGGTAGACAAATGTTGGGAGAGGGTGCAATGCAAGATGGTAGACAACTGTTGGGAAAGGGTGCAACGTAAGATGGTagacaattgttgggagaggctGCAATGTAAGATGGTAGACAATTGTTGGGACAGGGTGCAATGTAAGATGGTAGACAATTGTTGGGACAGGGTGCAATGCAAGATGGTAGACAATTGCTGGGACAGGGTGCAATGTAAGATGGTagacaactgttggg
This window of the Macrobrachium rosenbergii isolate ZJJX-2024 chromosome 47, ASM4041242v1, whole genome shotgun sequence genome carries:
- the LOC136830909 gene encoding uncharacterized protein gives rise to the protein MRVRAYCRGKSWEGNMNLMMVTRQLFRQRESEETDESDIVAIAGKRTCLPSCITPSPNNCLPSYVAPSPNSCLPSYIAPSPNHCLPSYIAPSPNNCLPSYIAPSPNNCLPSCIAPSPNNCLPSYVEPSPNSCLPSYIAPCPSNCLPSCIAPCPNNCLPSYIAPCPNNCLPSYIAASPNNCLPSYVAPFPNSCLPSCIAPSPNICLPTYVAPSPNSCLPSYIAPSPNSCLPSYIAPSPNSCLPSYIAPSPNSCLPSYIAPSPNNCLPSYTLPSPNTLPSPNNCLPSYIAPSPNNYFIVQLPGLPPVTPFKPFYSQFRFQG